A window of Corallococcus macrosporus DSM 14697 contains these coding sequences:
- a CDS encoding PilW family protein, giving the protein MSTPRTPARRGFTLIELLVGITVSSVVLLAVAATIIAVNDIFQKNTVSKTAVEGSRVGMDYLNRTLRYAGYGLDPAIAFDFGTDGLPEDRKDNYTEEVEDWGSFVTDDLAFRYRDPMYLRRGQLDGTGAPPFQLTLEPAANFGQPLRQGQAVLVACPGGQDYFLGRLAADVTADGTTASLETALAAGIPGDVPKGCMTDSTRMPFVMLVQEKRLRVEAHGGRPYLVVKHGWAEDADFDPIAADVESFQVSYQMNRPPANSACCAGQAAPDGAVGSGMAWVLGDEDAVMLPKYDADVPPPTYSTPYDDALRYNMNTANIRSVGVGLTVRSVRPMPSGKKNQARRLFNADPVNGEDTFFRTTVETSVRIPNMTSRAFFIPELRAAGVAGDLKNVWGG; this is encoded by the coding sequence GTGAGCACGCCCAGGACGCCCGCGCGACGCGGCTTCACGCTCATCGAGCTGCTGGTGGGCATCACCGTCTCCTCGGTGGTGCTGCTGGCGGTGGCGGCGACCATCATCGCCGTCAACGACATCTTCCAGAAGAACACCGTCTCCAAGACGGCCGTCGAAGGCAGCCGCGTGGGCATGGACTACCTCAACCGCACGCTGCGCTACGCGGGCTACGGGCTGGACCCGGCCATCGCCTTCGACTTCGGCACGGACGGCCTGCCGGAGGACCGCAAGGACAACTACACCGAGGAAGTGGAGGACTGGGGCAGCTTCGTCACCGACGACCTGGCCTTCCGCTACCGCGACCCCATGTACCTGCGCCGCGGCCAGCTCGACGGCACCGGGGCGCCGCCCTTCCAGCTCACGCTGGAGCCCGCGGCCAACTTCGGCCAGCCCCTGCGCCAGGGCCAGGCCGTGCTGGTGGCCTGCCCGGGCGGCCAGGACTACTTCCTGGGACGGCTGGCGGCGGACGTGACCGCGGACGGCACCACGGCCTCGCTGGAGACCGCGCTGGCCGCCGGCATCCCGGGGGACGTGCCCAAGGGCTGCATGACGGACTCCACCCGCATGCCCTTCGTCATGCTGGTGCAGGAGAAGCGGCTGCGCGTGGAGGCCCACGGCGGCCGCCCGTACCTGGTGGTGAAGCACGGCTGGGCGGAGGACGCGGACTTCGACCCCATCGCCGCGGACGTGGAGTCCTTCCAGGTCAGCTACCAGATGAACCGCCCGCCCGCGAACTCCGCGTGCTGCGCCGGGCAGGCCGCGCCGGACGGCGCCGTGGGCAGCGGCATGGCCTGGGTGCTGGGCGACGAGGACGCCGTCATGCTGCCCAAGTACGACGCGGACGTCCCCCCGCCCACGTACAGCACGCCCTATGACGATGCGCTCCGCTACAACATGAACACCGCCAACATCCGCTCCGTCGGCGTGGGCCTCACGGTGCGCTCGGTGCGCCCCATGCCCTCCGGCAAGAAGAACCAGGCCCGCCGGCTCTTCAACGCGGACCCGGTGAACGGTGAGGACACCTTCTTCCGCACCACCGTGGAGACGTCCGTGCGCATCCCCAACATGACGTCCCGCGCCTTCTTCATCCCCGAGCTGCGCGCCGCCGGCGTCGCCGGTGACCTCAAGAACGTCTGGGGAGGCTAG
- a CDS encoding type IV pilus modification PilV family protein — MRRLNPASRRAAMRGATLIEGMAAAAILAMGISGVFGGLIFASQQNAAANRLSQASAIAAQVRSGLQLQGRARLFAGTGPLSAARCAGAAETLELAGGLSTLPDACVVDLDAFDSATGDPLLKVVPGYSTEESEDYRRVLVWTPAQAIDSVAVVVSFRSAGQRRYVKQFVALYNPAENGAGVEL, encoded by the coding sequence ATGAGGCGCTTGAATCCCGCATCCCGCCGCGCCGCCATGCGCGGCGCCACGCTCATCGAAGGCATGGCGGCCGCCGCCATCCTCGCCATGGGCATCAGCGGTGTCTTTGGCGGGCTCATCTTCGCCAGCCAGCAGAACGCCGCCGCCAACCGCCTGTCGCAGGCCAGCGCCATCGCCGCGCAGGTGCGCTCCGGGCTCCAGCTCCAGGGCCGCGCCCGCCTCTTCGCCGGCACCGGGCCGCTGTCCGCCGCGCGCTGCGCCGGCGCCGCGGAGACGCTGGAGCTGGCCGGTGGCCTCTCCACCCTCCCCGACGCCTGCGTCGTGGACCTGGACGCCTTCGACAGCGCGACCGGCGACCCGCTGCTCAAGGTGGTGCCGGGGTACTCGACGGAGGAGAGCGAGGACTACCGCCGCGTGCTCGTCTGGACGCCGGCGCAGGCCATCGACTCCGTCGCGGTGGTGGTGTCCTTCCGCAGCGCGGGGCAGCGCCGCTACGTCAAGCAGTTCGTCGCGCTCTACAACCCGGCGGAGAACGGCGCGGGGGTGGAGCTGTGA
- a CDS encoding prepilin-type N-terminal cleavage/methylation domain-containing protein yields the protein MSRRDARGATLLEVSIVLAIIAVLAALAYAGYAQLSARTSPQNAAADLSGALAEARARAVDRQADVWLIVYPDLDPAGQAGGHGAWFLVEDRLRNFGDAAAPAGQLTFSTFSPPLDIHPTADQGRLMDSMYMDRYTQRTVRFGATGNLAWTGIFEGLPVSDCSFCSGAPRRGAIVFRGDGSARFVDGAGQPVIPAGNGALNRAASLALTSTDGQREYLFAISAPVGFVDTRTNR from the coding sequence GTGAGCCGGCGCGACGCACGCGGCGCGACGCTGCTGGAGGTCAGCATCGTCCTCGCCATCATCGCGGTGCTGGCCGCCCTGGCCTACGCGGGCTATGCGCAGCTCAGCGCGCGGACGAGCCCGCAGAACGCCGCGGCCGACCTGTCCGGCGCGCTCGCCGAGGCCCGCGCCCGCGCCGTGGACCGGCAGGCCGACGTGTGGCTCATCGTCTACCCGGACCTCGACCCGGCGGGGCAGGCCGGCGGCCACGGGGCCTGGTTCCTGGTGGAGGACCGCCTGCGCAACTTCGGCGACGCCGCGGCGCCCGCCGGGCAGTTGACCTTCTCGACCTTCTCGCCGCCCCTGGACATCCACCCCACCGCGGACCAGGGCCGGCTGATGGACTCCATGTACATGGACCGCTACACGCAGCGCACCGTGCGCTTCGGCGCCACGGGCAACCTGGCGTGGACCGGCATCTTCGAGGGCCTGCCGGTGTCGGATTGCAGCTTCTGCAGCGGCGCGCCGCGGCGGGGCGCCATCGTCTTCCGCGGTGACGGCTCCGCGCGCTTCGTGGACGGCGCGGGCCAGCCCGTCATCCCGGCGGGCAACGGCGCCCTGAACCGGGCCGCGTCCCTGGCACTCACCTCCACGGACGGACAGCGCGAATACCTCTTCGCCATCTCCGCTCCCGTCGGATTCGTCGACACGAGGACCAACCGATGA
- a CDS encoding pilus assembly protein N-terminal domain-containing protein, which yields MPLLTVFPSPSPSSRSRARRWRLWAPLALTLATPAAWAQDTDAAPAPGAAPELDYATEAKSAEPSGLVVRVAPLEQTQFIVENAERVRVQAPAVVEVSLGEPNQLAVQGLSPGVSEVLVWRQGIKRPLSVRLEVAK from the coding sequence ATGCCCTTGCTCACGGTTTTTCCGTCTCCCTCTCCTTCATCCCGTTCACGCGCGCGCCGCTGGAGGCTGTGGGCGCCGCTGGCGCTGACGCTGGCCACCCCCGCCGCGTGGGCCCAGGACACCGACGCGGCCCCCGCCCCCGGCGCCGCTCCCGAGCTGGACTACGCCACCGAGGCGAAGAGCGCGGAGCCCTCCGGGCTGGTGGTGCGCGTGGCGCCGCTCGAGCAGACGCAGTTCATCGTGGAGAACGCCGAGCGCGTCAGGGTCCAGGCCCCCGCGGTGGTCGAGGTGTCGCTCGGTGAGCCGAACCAGCTCGCGGTCCAGGGGCTGAGCCCGGGCGTGTCGGAGGTGCTCGTGTGGCGCCAGGGCATCAAGCGGCCGCTGAGCGTCCGCCTGGAGGTCGCGAAGTGA
- a CDS encoding peptide chain release factor family protein, translated as MSISPTRRQAALDALALDDEALLKACEVDYFIASGPGGQHRNTTASGVRLTHAPTELSVSATERRSQVQNKGVALERLREGLKVLTFVPKVRRATRPTAGAKRRRLEGKKRTSEKKARRSGKAGW; from the coding sequence ATGAGCATTTCCCCCACCCGCCGCCAGGCCGCGCTGGACGCCCTCGCGCTGGACGACGAGGCCCTCCTGAAGGCGTGCGAGGTGGACTACTTCATCGCCTCGGGCCCGGGCGGACAGCACCGCAACACCACCGCCAGCGGCGTGCGCCTCACGCACGCCCCCACCGAGCTGTCCGTCAGCGCCACCGAGCGCCGCAGCCAGGTGCAGAACAAGGGCGTGGCGCTGGAGCGCCTGCGCGAGGGCCTCAAGGTCCTCACCTTCGTCCCCAAGGTGCGGCGGGCCACCAGGCCCACGGCCGGCGCCAAGCGGCGGCGCCTGGAAGGCAAGAAGCGCACCTCCGAGAAGAAGGCCCGGAGGAGCGGTAAAGCCGGCTGGTGA
- a CDS encoding histone deacetylase, whose translation MRVFHSDSYEVPLPPGHRFPMEKYRLLREALLARGVLPPESLTESTPSPREDLARVHTPRYLDALFQGTLTEAEQRRLGFPWSPELVRRFAAAVAGTVDAARAALQDGIGGNLSGGTHHGFPDHGEGFCVFNDIAVAIRALQASRDIRRAVVVDLDVHQGNGTAAVFAGDDSVFTFSMHGENNFPFRKQPSQLDVGLPDGTGDAAYLDALALYLPEVLDRAGACILFYQAGVDPLTEDALGRLSLTHAGLRARDRLVLEAARQRGLPAVLTLGGGYAKPLSATIDAHAGTYEVARALFR comes from the coding sequence GTGCGCGTCTTCCATTCGGACAGCTACGAAGTCCCGTTGCCTCCCGGCCACCGATTCCCCATGGAGAAGTACCGCCTGCTGCGCGAGGCGCTCCTGGCGCGCGGCGTGCTGCCGCCGGAGTCCCTCACCGAATCCACGCCCAGCCCGCGCGAGGACTTGGCCCGCGTCCACACGCCCCGCTACCTGGACGCGCTGTTCCAGGGCACCCTCACCGAGGCCGAGCAGCGCCGCCTGGGCTTCCCCTGGTCGCCCGAGCTGGTGCGCCGCTTCGCCGCCGCGGTGGCGGGCACCGTGGACGCCGCCCGCGCCGCGCTCCAGGACGGCATCGGCGGCAACCTCTCTGGCGGCACGCACCACGGCTTTCCAGACCACGGCGAGGGCTTCTGCGTCTTCAACGACATCGCCGTGGCCATCCGCGCGCTCCAGGCGTCGCGCGACATCCGCCGCGCCGTAGTGGTGGACCTGGACGTGCACCAGGGCAACGGCACCGCCGCCGTCTTCGCCGGCGACGACTCCGTCTTCACCTTCTCCATGCACGGGGAGAACAACTTCCCCTTCCGCAAGCAGCCCTCCCAGCTCGACGTGGGCCTGCCGGACGGCACGGGGGACGCGGCGTACCTGGACGCGCTCGCGCTGTACCTGCCCGAGGTGCTCGACCGCGCGGGGGCCTGCATCCTCTTCTACCAGGCCGGCGTGGACCCGCTCACCGAGGACGCGCTGGGGCGGCTCTCCCTCACGCACGCCGGGCTGCGCGCGCGCGACCGGCTGGTGCTGGAGGCCGCCCGCCAGCGGGGCCTGCCCGCGGTACTCACCCTGGGCGGCGGCTACGCGAAGCCCCTGTCCGCCACGATTGACGCGCACGCAGGCACGTACGAGGTGGCCCGGGCGCTGTTCCGTTGA
- a CDS encoding vWA domain-containing protein, producing the protein MDRKFLSRAALSAAVVTALSAALALATESPIFKPVEKSAPAKAATPAAQAQPAASQKPAPAPPSQQQKPVTARPEIEVVFVLDTTGSMSGLLEGAKQKIYSIASRIAQGRPTPRLKVGLVAYRDVGDEYVTKRFDLSDDLDTVFANLRKFEAGGGGDTPEHVGRGLGEAVSKLSWSQNREVMKAIFLVGDAPPARRNDDWDFNFWAKKAREKHIVVNTVRCGGDAKTAVAWRAVAKLTDGTFDSIDQSGGMVAVATPYDEALAKVNAELSTKTLYTGRREVQAENKARAASMARLAPEAAAERISYMKKTRGAGAGGAPASSAPKAVGGAVDLVEAPSALAGVSQDELPAELKGLSAEAQAAKVKTLSEEKKALEKKAETLAAEREAWLTKNAPAKEDAFDANVMKGVKAQAAKHGIAY; encoded by the coding sequence ATGGACCGCAAGTTCCTGTCGCGCGCCGCGCTGTCGGCCGCGGTCGTCACCGCTCTGTCCGCCGCCCTGGCCCTGGCCACGGAGAGCCCGATTTTCAAGCCCGTGGAGAAGTCCGCGCCCGCCAAGGCGGCGACGCCGGCCGCTCAGGCGCAGCCCGCCGCTTCCCAGAAGCCCGCGCCGGCGCCGCCGTCACAACAGCAGAAGCCGGTCACGGCCCGGCCGGAGATTGAAGTGGTGTTCGTGCTGGACACCACGGGCTCGATGAGCGGACTGCTGGAGGGCGCGAAGCAGAAGATCTACTCCATCGCGTCGCGCATCGCGCAGGGCCGTCCCACGCCGCGCCTGAAGGTGGGGCTGGTGGCCTACCGCGACGTGGGCGACGAATATGTGACGAAGCGCTTCGACCTCAGCGATGACCTGGACACGGTGTTCGCCAACCTGCGCAAGTTCGAGGCGGGGGGCGGCGGGGACACGCCCGAGCACGTGGGGCGCGGCCTGGGCGAGGCCGTGTCCAAGCTGTCCTGGAGCCAGAACCGCGAGGTGATGAAGGCCATCTTCCTGGTGGGAGACGCTCCCCCGGCGCGGCGCAACGATGACTGGGACTTCAACTTCTGGGCGAAGAAGGCGCGCGAGAAGCACATCGTCGTGAACACCGTCCGGTGCGGTGGGGACGCCAAGACGGCGGTGGCGTGGCGGGCCGTGGCGAAGCTGACGGATGGCACCTTCGACTCCATCGACCAGTCCGGGGGCATGGTCGCCGTCGCCACACCGTACGACGAGGCGCTGGCGAAGGTGAACGCGGAGCTGTCCACGAAGACGCTCTACACGGGCCGCCGGGAGGTCCAGGCGGAGAACAAGGCGCGCGCCGCCTCCATGGCCCGGCTGGCGCCGGAGGCCGCGGCCGAGCGCATCAGCTACATGAAGAAGACGCGCGGCGCCGGGGCCGGTGGCGCTCCCGCCAGCAGCGCGCCCAAGGCGGTGGGCGGCGCGGTGGACCTGGTGGAGGCGCCGTCCGCGCTGGCGGGCGTGAGCCAGGACGAGCTGCCCGCCGAGCTCAAGGGCTTGTCTGCCGAGGCGCAGGCCGCGAAGGTGAAGACGCTCTCCGAGGAGAAGAAGGCGCTGGAGAAGAAGGCGGAGACGCTGGCCGCCGAGCGCGAGGCGTGGCTGACGAAGAACGCCCCCGCCAAGGAGGACGCCTTCGACGCCAACGTGATGAAGGGCGTGAAGGCCCAGGCGGCGAAGCACGGCATCGCCTACTGA
- a CDS encoding ABC transporter ATP-binding protein, producing the protein MTPSPTDDLAVDARGLQKRFGGFSALNGLDLQIPRGAFYAYLGPNGAGKSTSIALLTGVYGPDAGTIRMLGVDAVARPMEVKRRVGVVPEELSLFERLTGRQYLTFCARMYGLDGDEAAARAAELLELTELTYKAGALVAEYSKGMRRRLAIAAALIHAPELVLLDEPFEGIDVLAAGVIRELLRELSRRGVTLLLTTHVLEIAERLATHAGILRGGRMLDQGPVGSLLSRYECPSLEAVFEKLISVPASRNARLSFYGEAPASVTPLRRETA; encoded by the coding sequence ATGACGCCCTCTCCCACTGATGACCTGGCGGTCGACGCCCGCGGACTGCAGAAGCGCTTTGGCGGCTTCAGCGCGCTCAACGGGCTGGACCTGCAGATTCCCCGCGGCGCCTTCTACGCGTACCTGGGCCCCAACGGGGCCGGGAAGTCCACCAGCATCGCCCTGCTGACGGGGGTGTACGGCCCCGACGCGGGCACCATCCGGATGCTCGGGGTGGACGCGGTGGCCAGGCCCATGGAAGTGAAGCGCCGCGTGGGCGTGGTGCCGGAGGAGCTGAGCCTCTTCGAGCGGCTCACCGGCCGCCAGTACCTCACCTTCTGCGCCCGCATGTACGGGCTGGACGGAGACGAGGCCGCCGCGCGCGCCGCGGAGCTGCTGGAGCTGACGGAGCTCACCTACAAGGCCGGCGCGCTGGTGGCGGAGTACTCCAAGGGCATGCGCCGGAGGCTCGCCATCGCCGCGGCGCTGATCCACGCGCCGGAGCTCGTGCTGCTGGACGAGCCCTTCGAGGGCATTGACGTGCTGGCCGCCGGCGTCATCCGCGAGCTCCTGCGCGAGCTGAGCCGGCGCGGGGTGACGCTGCTGCTCACCACGCACGTGCTGGAGATCGCCGAGCGGCTGGCCACGCACGCGGGCATCCTCCGCGGCGGCCGGATGCTGGACCAGGGGCCGGTGGGCTCGCTGCTGTCGCGCTACGAGTGCCCGTCACTGGAGGCGGTGTTCGAGAAGCTCATCTCCGTGCCGGCCTCGCGCAACGCGCGCCTGTCCTTCTACGGAGAAGCCCCCGCCTCCGTGACGCCGCTGCGCCGGGAGACCGCATGA